Proteins encoded in a region of the Lycorma delicatula isolate Av1 chromosome 6, ASM4794821v1, whole genome shotgun sequence genome:
- the LOC142326848 gene encoding uncharacterized protein LOC142326848, with the protein MKMTSSTTLICLSLLLATYFGASEGMYGFSPQQAPGGFFGYASSYPPFQQNQFQYQPAAAPQPPPPWGQQYSCNNRAECYDQNLWAQQVATLGLSLQQFQQIVSSIVENIKQQYGLAPTPSTNYYNPGYRY; encoded by the exons ATGAAAATGACTTCTTCCACGACTTTAATCTGCCTAAGCCTATTACTGGCTACATATTTTGGGGCATCAGAAGGGATGTACGGATTTAGTCCACAACAAGCACCAGGAGGATTTTTCGGTTACGCTAGTAGTTATCCGCCGTTTCAACAAAATCAGTTTCAGTATCAGCCAGCAGCAGCACCTCAACCACCGCCACCTTG GGGTCAGCAGTATTCATGCAACAACAGAGCAGAATGCTACGACCAAAATCTGTGGGCACAACAAGTAGCGACATTAGGTCTATCACTACAACAGTTTCAACAAATTGTATCAAGcatagttgaaaatattaaacagcaATATGGACTAGCCCCAACACCttctacaaattattataatccaGGGTACAGATATTAG